A part of Brachybacterium faecium DSM 4810 genomic DNA contains:
- a CDS encoding lipoate synthase (PFAM: Radical SAM superfamily~TIGRFAM: lipoate synthase), with protein MTLAPEGRRLLRVEARNAEVPIERKPEWIKTRAVMGPEYTAMKKRVHGQGLHTVCEEAGCPNIFECWEDREATFLIGGDTCTRRCDFCNIATGKPMAVDPMEPFKVAQSVKEMGLRYSTITGVARDDLEDGAAGLFARTCEQIHAMNPGTGVELLIDDIKGNGQHLKQVFEAKPEVFAHNLETVPRIFKQIRPAFRYERSLDVISMGKDAGMITKSNLILGMGETDDEILESLERLHEAGCDIITITQYMRPSKLHHPIDRWVKPQQFVALSHAAEEIGFLAVMAGPMVRSSYRAGKLWAQAMRKLGREIPENLLHLDSNQPARQEAASVVARTQQAAAS; from the coding sequence GTGACACTCGCCCCCGAAGGCCGGCGCCTGCTGCGCGTCGAGGCACGCAATGCCGAGGTCCCGATCGAACGCAAGCCGGAATGGATCAAGACCCGCGCGGTCATGGGCCCGGAATACACCGCGATGAAGAAGCGCGTGCACGGCCAGGGCCTCCACACGGTGTGCGAGGAAGCCGGCTGCCCGAACATCTTCGAATGCTGGGAGGATCGCGAGGCGACCTTCCTCATCGGTGGCGACACCTGCACACGCCGCTGCGACTTCTGCAACATCGCCACCGGCAAGCCGATGGCCGTCGATCCGATGGAGCCGTTCAAGGTCGCGCAGTCCGTCAAGGAGATGGGCCTGCGCTACTCGACGATCACGGGCGTGGCCCGCGACGACCTCGAGGACGGCGCCGCCGGTCTGTTCGCCCGCACCTGCGAGCAGATCCACGCGATGAACCCCGGGACGGGGGTCGAGCTGCTCATCGACGACATCAAGGGCAACGGCCAGCACCTCAAGCAGGTGTTCGAGGCGAAGCCCGAGGTGTTCGCCCACAACCTCGAGACGGTTCCGCGGATCTTCAAGCAGATCCGTCCCGCCTTCCGCTACGAGCGCTCCCTCGACGTGATCTCGATGGGCAAGGACGCCGGGATGATCACCAAGTCGAACCTCATCCTCGGCATGGGTGAGACCGACGACGAGATCCTCGAATCGCTCGAGCGGCTGCACGAGGCCGGCTGCGACATCATCACCATCACCCAGTACATGCGGCCCTCGAAGCTGCATCACCCGATCGATCGCTGGGTCAAGCCGCAGCAGTTCGTCGCACTGTCCCACGCCGCCGAGGAGATCGGCTTCCTCGCGGTGATGGCCGGGCCGATGGTCCGCTCCTCCTACCGCGCCGGCAAGCTCTGGGCGCAGGCGATGCGGAAGCTCGGCCGCGAGATCCCGGAGAACCTCCTCCATCTCGATTCGAACCAGCCCGCCCGTCAGGAAGCTGCGAGCGTCGTCGCCCGCACCCAGCAGGCTGCGGCGAGCTGA
- a CDS encoding uncharacterized conserved protein (PFAM: RDD family), translating to MIDRKDLGSWMDGAPNEEGYVKGSSLGLPADGPGAVAPFWRRPLSLLLDWGLCMLVSALVFSGDPLANLVLFVAVNLLFLSLFGATPGQFVLRVRVLPVSGRSPMILRAAVRTVLMLLLLPAVVWNRDAQPLHDVVAGTAVVTL from the coding sequence GTGATCGATCGCAAGGACCTCGGCTCCTGGATGGACGGCGCCCCGAACGAGGAGGGCTACGTCAAGGGCTCCTCCCTCGGCCTGCCCGCCGACGGGCCCGGTGCCGTCGCCCCCTTCTGGCGGCGCCCGCTGTCGCTCCTGCTGGACTGGGGCCTGTGCATGCTCGTCTCCGCACTCGTGTTCTCCGGCGATCCGCTGGCGAACCTGGTGCTCTTCGTGGCGGTGAACCTGCTGTTCCTGAGCCTCTTCGGTGCCACCCCGGGCCAATTCGTGCTGCGTGTGCGCGTGCTGCCCGTCTCGGGACGCTCACCGATGATCCTGCGGGCGGCCGTGCGCACGGTGCTGATGCTCCTGCTGCTGCCCGCCGTGGTGTGGAACCGCGACGCCCAGCCGCTGCACGACGTCGTCGCCGGCACCGCCGTCGTCACCCTCTGA